In uncultured Cohaesibacter sp., a genomic segment contains:
- a CDS encoding 3-oxoacid CoA-transferase subunit B, with translation MDAKEIIARRVALEVKDGMLVNLGIGLPSMVANYVSPDVDVMFQAENGVVGLAARPLPGFENKDLTDAGGGFVSAVLGAASIDSSVSFGLIRGGHLDMTVLGGLQVDERGYLANWMVPGKMVPGMGGAMDLVAGANQVIVAMVHTAKGSHKIVPECTLPLTAARRVSLIVTEMAVIEPTDEGLVLRELGPDTTVEQVIEATAAKLIVPENIPHMAL, from the coding sequence ATGGACGCCAAGGAAATTATTGCCCGTCGCGTGGCTTTGGAAGTGAAAGACGGCATGCTGGTCAATCTGGGCATTGGTCTGCCGAGCATGGTTGCCAACTATGTGTCGCCCGATGTGGATGTCATGTTCCAGGCAGAGAATGGTGTTGTCGGTCTGGCTGCCCGACCGCTGCCCGGTTTTGAGAACAAGGATCTGACCGATGCTGGTGGTGGCTTCGTCAGCGCGGTACTGGGCGCAGCATCGATCGATTCCTCCGTTTCCTTCGGCCTTATTCGCGGCGGTCATCTGGACATGACCGTGTTGGGCGGGTTGCAGGTTGATGAACGCGGCTATCTGGCCAACTGGATGGTTCCTGGCAAGATGGTTCCGGGCATGGGCGGCGCAATGGATCTGGTCGCCGGGGCCAATCAGGTGATTGTTGCCATGGTGCACACGGCCAAGGGCAGCCACAAGATCGTTCCTGAATGCACCCTGCCGCTGACGGCAGCCCGTCGGGTTTCGCTGATCGTGACCGAAATGGCGGTGATCGAGCCGACCGACGAAGGGTTGGTTCTGCGCGAACTGGGGCCTGATACAACGGTTGAGCAGGTTATCGAAGCTACGGCTGCAAAACTGATCGTGCCGGAAAATATTCCGCACATGGCGCTCTGA
- a CDS encoding 3-oxoacid CoA-transferase subunit A, translated as MKTATKLEDAAALIPEGAVLLIGGFMAVGTPERMIDALVKRGVGGFTVVANDTAMVGAGIGKLISAGLVKKVIASHIGLNPETQQKMIAGEIEVELVPQGTLVERIRAGGVGLGGVLTQTGLGTPVEEGKPIVEVKGQKYLLEEPIRGDFALIKAKHADYKGNLDYSLTAHNFNPVMAMAADKVIAEAEEIVPIGAIHPDAVKTPGVLVDYVLEREA; from the coding sequence ATGAAGACAGCAACGAAACTTGAAGATGCTGCTGCGCTGATCCCCGAAGGAGCGGTTTTGCTTATCGGTGGGTTCATGGCGGTCGGAACGCCGGAGCGTATGATTGACGCCTTGGTCAAGCGGGGAGTGGGTGGCTTTACTGTCGTCGCCAATGACACGGCCATGGTCGGCGCCGGTATCGGCAAGCTGATTTCCGCCGGATTGGTCAAGAAGGTGATTGCAAGCCATATCGGTCTCAATCCGGAAACCCAGCAGAAGATGATTGCGGGCGAGATTGAGGTTGAACTGGTGCCACAGGGGACCCTCGTCGAGCGCATTCGCGCCGGGGGCGTTGGCCTTGGTGGCGTCCTGACCCAGACAGGTCTGGGGACTCCGGTTGAAGAAGGCAAGCCGATCGTTGAGGTGAAGGGCCAGAAATATCTGCTTGAGGAACCCATTCGTGGCGATTTCGCGCTGATCAAGGCCAAGCATGCCGACTACAAGGGCAATCTGGATTATTCTTTGACCGCGCACAACTTCAACCCGGTCATGGCGATGGCGGCCGACAAGGTGATTGCCGAAGCGGAGGAAATCGTGCCGATCGGTGCCATTCATCCTGATGCGGTGAAAACGCCGGGCGTTTTGGTGGATTATGTTCTGGAACGGGAGGCCTGA
- a CDS encoding CYTH domain-containing protein: MTVAKQKAESVEIERKFLLRSLPDLSSLKAGDVAQGYLTSATDSIEMRVRRKGCGANAAHFMTLKSDGTLSRKEIEVPISAAQFDSFWPATKGRRVEKTRYVGVLSDGLRFELDVFHGGLDGLKLVEVEFASVEAASRFVAPDWFGEDVTSNKGYKNKSLAVNGLP; this comes from the coding sequence ATGACCGTTGCGAAGCAGAAGGCGGAAAGTGTTGAAATCGAACGCAAGTTCCTGTTGCGCTCCCTTCCTGACCTGTCATCCCTGAAGGCCGGGGATGTCGCGCAGGGCTATCTAACTTCTGCCACGGATTCCATTGAAATGCGGGTGCGCCGGAAAGGCTGCGGTGCGAATGCTGCCCATTTCATGACGCTGAAGTCCGATGGCACCCTGTCTCGCAAGGAAATCGAGGTGCCGATTTCTGCGGCCCAGTTCGATAGCTTCTGGCCAGCCACCAAGGGGCGACGGGTCGAGAAGACGCGCTATGTGGGAGTGCTTTCAGACGGTCTCCGTTTCGAGCTCGATGTATTCCATGGTGGGTTGGATGGATTGAAATTGGTCGAGGTGGAATTTGCCTCGGTTGAGGCCGCGTCGCGGTTTGTTGCGCCGGACTGGTTCGGCGAGGACGTGACCAGCAATAAGGGTTACAAGAACAAGTCCCTCGCGGTGAATGGCTTGCCCTGA